One segment of Brassica napus cultivar Da-Ae chromosome C3, Da-Ae, whole genome shotgun sequence DNA contains the following:
- the LOC106424907 gene encoding HIPL2 protein, with product MAKINQAITIFLLLLLSSTTSHPLCSDSKTQVSTNQTLEFCDSYSGKTCCNSKDDLELQNRFNSMNISDSNCSSLLKSILCAKCDQFSGQLFGNETSPIPILCNSTSQDLCSKLWDTCQNISIVSSPFSPTLLGGATSPSTPSTLTDLWKSQTEFCTAFGGPEKTNNNNTTKCFNGGPVNQETDIKPPQGICVEKIGTGSYLNMVAHPDGSNRAFFSNQPGKIWLGTIPDQDSGEAMELDESTPFVDITDQVSFDTQFGMMGMAFHPKFAENGRFFASFNCDKVKSPGCTGRCACNSDVNCDASKLPKDDGDQPCRYQTVVAEYTANGTSSSPSTAKTGKASEVRRIFTMGLPYSSSHGGQILFGPDGYLYLMTGDGGGVSDTHNFAQNKKSLLGKILRLDVDVMPSVSEISELGLWGNYSIPKSNPFQGNAADEQGEIYALGLRNPWRCSFDSERPEYFLCADVGKDTYEEVDIITMGGNYGWRIYEGPYVFSPLSPFGENVSEISNLTFPILGYNHSEVNKHEGSASIIGGYFYRSNIDPCSYGTYLYADLYANAMWAAIESPEGSGNFTDSQIPFKCSQDSPVKCTAAPGGANSGPALGYIYSFGQDNNKDIHLLTSSGVYRIVRPSRCNFACSKENTTASRGKQSPNGAGPPQSLPSSARNHCFSVFISLLLLMLSMCLTVLKW from the exons ATGGCAAAAATAAATCAAGCCATCACTATCTTTCTTCTGCTTCTACTCTCTTCAACAACTTCTCATCCTCTTTGCTCAGATTCAA AGACTCAAGTCAGCACCAACCAGACACTTGAGTTCTGCGATTCCTACTCAGGAAAAACTTGCTGCAACTCCAAAGATGATCTTGAACTACAGAATCGCTTCAACTCCATGAACATCTCTGACTCAAACTGTTCTTCCCTTCTCAAATCCATTCTCTGTGCG AAATGTGACCAATTCTCTGGACAACTGTTTGGTAATGAAACTTCTCCAATTCCAATTCTATGCAACTCAACTTCACAAGACTTATGCTCAAAGCTATGGGACACATGTCAGAACATCTCCATCGTCTCTTCTCCCTTTAGTCCCACTCTACTAGGCGGTGCTACTTCCCCTTCAACCCCCTCAACGTTAACCGATCTCTGGAAATCCCAAACCGAGTTCTGTACCGCCTTTGGTGGACCAGAGaaaaccaacaacaacaacacaaccAAATGCTTCAATGGTGGACCGGTTAACCAAGAAACTGATATAAAGCCACCTCAAGGGATATGTGTTGAGAAGATAGGAACCGGGTCTTACCTCAACATGGTAGCTCATCCTGATGGTTCAAACCGAGCCTTCTTCTCTAACCAACCTGGTAAGATATGGTTAGGTACAATACCGGATCAAGACTCAGGTGAAGCGATGGAACTTGATGAGTCAACTCCTTTTGTTGACATAACCGATCAAGTTAGTTTCGATACGCAGTTCGGTATGATGGGAATGGCATTTCATCCGAAGTTCGCAGAGAACGGGAGGTTCTTCGCGTCTTTTAACTGTGATAAAGTCAAGTCTCCTGGTTGCACTGGTCGTTGTGCTTGTAACTCTGATGTAAACTGTGATGCTTCTAAGCTTCCTAAAGACGATGGTGACCAGCCTTGTCGTTATCAGACCGTTGTGGCTGAGTATACCGCAAACGGTACTTCCTCAAGCCCTTCAACG GCAAAGACTGGTAAGGCCTCTGAGGTGAGGAGGATTTTCACTATGGGACTTCCTTATTCGTCGTCTCACGGTGGTCAGATACTCTTTGGACCTGATGGGTATTTGTATCTCATGACTGGTGATGGAGGAGGAGTTTCAGATACTCACAACTTTGCACAGAACAAGAAGTCATTGCTTGGCAAAATCTTGAGGCTTGATGTTGATGTTATGCCAA GCGTATCTGAAATCTCTGAGCTAGGTTTATGGGGAAACTACTCTATCCCAAAGAGCAACCCTTTCCAAGGCAATGCAGCAGATGAACAAGGTGAGATTTATGCTTTAGGGCTTCGAAACCCGTGGCGTTGCAGCTTTGATTCTGAGAGACCGGAGTACTTCTTGTGTGCAGATGTcggaaag GATACATATGAAGAAGTTGATATCATAACAATGGGTGGAAACTATGGCTGGAGAATCTATGAAGGACCTTATGTTTTCTCTCCTTTATCGCCTTTCGGAGAGAATGTTTCTGAGATCTCTAACCTGACTTTTCCTATTCTTGGTTACAACCACTCCGAAGTTAACAAACATGAAGGATCTGCTTCCATTATTGGTGGTTACTTCTATCGTTCCAACATTGATCCTTGCTCTTACGGAAC gtACTTGTATGCAGATCTTTATGCAAACGCGATGTGGGCAGCAATAGAATCACCAGAAGGTAGCGGTAACTTCACTGACTCTCAAATACCATTTAAATGCAGCCAAGATTCACCGGTGAAGTGCACCGCGGCACCAGGAGGAGCTAACTCAGGACCTGCACTTGGTTACATCTACTCTTTTGGACAAGACAATAACAAGGACATACATTTGCTCACAAGCTCGGGTGTGTACAGAATTGTTCGTCCTAGCCGTTGTAACTTTGCTTGCTCCAAGGAAAATACTACTGCCTCTAGGGGAAAACAGAGCCCTAACGGTGCTGGGCCTCCCCAGTCTCTACCTTCTTCTGCAAGAAATCACTGTTTCTCTGTATTTATCTCATTATTGTTGTTGATGTTGTCTATGTGTTTAACTGTCTTAAAATGGTGA
- the LOC106424897 gene encoding protein EARLY FLOWERING 5 isoform X1 has protein sequence MKTTKGGKVMNPTDAYRKQIRKREIKRNKKERQKVREVGILKKDPEQIKEQIRKLDMSKAEGALDKARKHKKRQLEDTLKMVEKKRKEYEEKRKEQGEATTSVMFSHLPPQRRIAGEEDLKPEDSVYYHPTLNPTGAPPPGKPPMYHSSIGTRISSDGASSSGPALSSNTESEDSTLVAPPQPPLPDGTNALSASLPLPPPPPLPPTTGLALPHPQFPPPPPGPPPNEHDLALVRLPLPQSSQLPPPVLNGSEGDGRFPESSVQTFDEGKNANMHSIPPPPPPAFPSKLPSNESETGPPEPNSSSFQNSNISQMVAPPPPPPPPLHQQHQPTFAGAPASMTNFQHDGLLPPGMMRFPPPPPPHDMHPPHPGMYGGHLIPRPPYGPPPGPPPMMRPPLPPGPPPSSFEDSQLMMRPYVPSKPSYVKSAAPTVVRRPLAQHTPALTSMVPASVRVRRESAAVTKPKPKTSVATSLSFKPRSMVASAAPVKVEPTKTAAAPKPPSIDDSYSAFLEDMKALGALDG, from the exons ATGAAGACGACGAAAGGAGGGAAAGTGATGAACCCTACTGATGCTTACCGCAAGCAGATCCGCAAGAGGGAGATCAAACGT AACAAGAAAGAGAGGCAGAAGGTGAGAGAGGTGGGGATATTGAAGAAGGATCCTGAGCAAATCAAGGAACAGATCAGGAAACTTGATATGTCTA AGGCTGAAGGTGCTCTGGACAAAGCCAGGAAACATAAGAAGAGACAGCTTGAAGATACTCTCAAAATGGtcgagaagaagagaaag GAATATGAGGAGAAAAGGAAGGAGCAAGGAGAGGCTACTACCTCTGTTATGTTCAG TCACCTGCCTCCTCAACGAAGAATAGCCGGTGAAGAGGACTTAAAGCCAGAG GACTCTGTTTATTATCACCCTACTTTGAACCCCACTGGTGCACCACCGCCCGGAAAGCCACCAATGTATCATTCATCCATAG GAACTAGAATCTCCTCAGATGGTGCTTCATCTAGCGGTCCTGCATTGTCTTCCAATACCGAGTCAGAAGACTCCACCTTGGTTGCTCCTCCTCAGCCTCCTCTACCAGATGGTACTAATGCTTTATCTGCTTCTTTGCCGCTTCCCCCTCCACCTCCTTTGCCACCAACTACAGGCCTTGCTTTACCCCATCCACAATTTCCACCACCGCCTCCTGGTCCCCCTCCAAATGAACATGATCTGGCTCTGGTTCGTCTTCCACTTCCTCAATCCTCCCAACTCCCTCCTCCTGTTCTAAATGGAAGTGAAGGCGATGGCAGGTTCCCTGAATCTTCAGTTCAAACCTTCGACGAGGGCAAG AATGCTAATATGCACTCCATCCCTCCGCCTCCACCACCTGCCTTTCCCTCCAAGCTTCCAAGCAACGAATCTGAGACTGGTCCACCAGAACCTAACTCCAGTAGTTTCCAAAATTCTAACATATCTCAGATGGttgcaccaccaccaccaccaccaccacctttACATCAGCAACATCAACCAACGTTTGCAGGAGCTCCGGCTTCAATGACTAATTTTCAACATGATGGTCTTCTGCCACCAGGAATGATGCGTTTTCCACCCCCACCGCCTCCACACGATATGCATCCTCCTCATCCTGGAATGTACGGTGGTCATCTAATCCCTAGGCCACCGTATGGCCCACCACCTGGACCACCACCTATGATGAGACCGCCACTTCCGCCGGGACCACCACCGTCTAGTTTTGAAGATAGTCAATTAATGATGAGGCCATATGTACCAAGCAAACCATCTTATGTAAAATCCGCTGCTCCTACTGTTGTCAGGAGACCACTAGCTCAACACACACCTGCGCTTACATCTATG GTCCCTGCCTCGGTTAGAGTCAGAAGAGAATCCGCAGCTGTAACCAAACCAAAGCCAAAGACTTCGGTAGCCACGAGCTTAAGTTTTAAACCAAGATCTATGGTGGCTTCTGCTGCACCGGTGAAGGTAGAGCCAACCAAGACAGCTGCAGCTCCAAAGCCACCGAGCATTGATGATTCTTACAGTGCCTTCTTGGAGGACATGAAAGCTCTTGGAGCACTTGATGGTTAG
- the LOC106424897 gene encoding protein EARLY FLOWERING 5 isoform X2: MKKNKKERQKVREVGILKKDPEQIKEQIRKLDMSKAEGALDKARKHKKRQLEDTLKMVEKKRKEYEEKRKEQGEATTSVMFSHLPPQRRIAGEEDLKPEDSVYYHPTLNPTGAPPPGKPPMYHSSIGTRISSDGASSSGPALSSNTESEDSTLVAPPQPPLPDGTNALSASLPLPPPPPLPPTTGLALPHPQFPPPPPGPPPNEHDLALVRLPLPQSSQLPPPVLNGSEGDGRFPESSVQTFDEGKNANMHSIPPPPPPAFPSKLPSNESETGPPEPNSSSFQNSNISQMVAPPPPPPPPLHQQHQPTFAGAPASMTNFQHDGLLPPGMMRFPPPPPPHDMHPPHPGMYGGHLIPRPPYGPPPGPPPMMRPPLPPGPPPSSFEDSQLMMRPYVPSKPSYVKSAAPTVVRRPLAQHTPALTSMVPASVRVRRESAAVTKPKPKTSVATSLSFKPRSMVASAAPVKVEPTKTAAAPKPPSIDDSYSAFLEDMKALGALDG; this comes from the exons ATGAAAAAG AACAAGAAAGAGAGGCAGAAGGTGAGAGAGGTGGGGATATTGAAGAAGGATCCTGAGCAAATCAAGGAACAGATCAGGAAACTTGATATGTCTA AGGCTGAAGGTGCTCTGGACAAAGCCAGGAAACATAAGAAGAGACAGCTTGAAGATACTCTCAAAATGGtcgagaagaagagaaag GAATATGAGGAGAAAAGGAAGGAGCAAGGAGAGGCTACTACCTCTGTTATGTTCAG TCACCTGCCTCCTCAACGAAGAATAGCCGGTGAAGAGGACTTAAAGCCAGAG GACTCTGTTTATTATCACCCTACTTTGAACCCCACTGGTGCACCACCGCCCGGAAAGCCACCAATGTATCATTCATCCATAG GAACTAGAATCTCCTCAGATGGTGCTTCATCTAGCGGTCCTGCATTGTCTTCCAATACCGAGTCAGAAGACTCCACCTTGGTTGCTCCTCCTCAGCCTCCTCTACCAGATGGTACTAATGCTTTATCTGCTTCTTTGCCGCTTCCCCCTCCACCTCCTTTGCCACCAACTACAGGCCTTGCTTTACCCCATCCACAATTTCCACCACCGCCTCCTGGTCCCCCTCCAAATGAACATGATCTGGCTCTGGTTCGTCTTCCACTTCCTCAATCCTCCCAACTCCCTCCTCCTGTTCTAAATGGAAGTGAAGGCGATGGCAGGTTCCCTGAATCTTCAGTTCAAACCTTCGACGAGGGCAAG AATGCTAATATGCACTCCATCCCTCCGCCTCCACCACCTGCCTTTCCCTCCAAGCTTCCAAGCAACGAATCTGAGACTGGTCCACCAGAACCTAACTCCAGTAGTTTCCAAAATTCTAACATATCTCAGATGGttgcaccaccaccaccaccaccaccacctttACATCAGCAACATCAACCAACGTTTGCAGGAGCTCCGGCTTCAATGACTAATTTTCAACATGATGGTCTTCTGCCACCAGGAATGATGCGTTTTCCACCCCCACCGCCTCCACACGATATGCATCCTCCTCATCCTGGAATGTACGGTGGTCATCTAATCCCTAGGCCACCGTATGGCCCACCACCTGGACCACCACCTATGATGAGACCGCCACTTCCGCCGGGACCACCACCGTCTAGTTTTGAAGATAGTCAATTAATGATGAGGCCATATGTACCAAGCAAACCATCTTATGTAAAATCCGCTGCTCCTACTGTTGTCAGGAGACCACTAGCTCAACACACACCTGCGCTTACATCTATG GTCCCTGCCTCGGTTAGAGTCAGAAGAGAATCCGCAGCTGTAACCAAACCAAAGCCAAAGACTTCGGTAGCCACGAGCTTAAGTTTTAAACCAAGATCTATGGTGGCTTCTGCTGCACCGGTGAAGGTAGAGCCAACCAAGACAGCTGCAGCTCCAAAGCCACCGAGCATTGATGATTCTTACAGTGCCTTCTTGGAGGACATGAAAGCTCTTGGAGCACTTGATGGTTAG